In Drosophila yakuba strain Tai18E2 chromosome 2R, Prin_Dyak_Tai18E2_2.1, whole genome shotgun sequence, a single genomic region encodes these proteins:
- the LOC6530252 gene encoding uncharacterized protein LOC6530252 isoform X2, giving the protein MALYLDTMGTRLLKFTNVKCMDLPTSRGFTKYEYCRLKVVRRNQVELSLKVSLLQLPIRNLTTRLQCFQRRDGYRPFMYNILFDFCKLMASKNYDLSFERFIFDAIRKQSNFNQTCPWKENHMTVEKFALDFTKISMPVPAGTYRLDFTFYAYGVARTLTQVFFEKIE; this is encoded by the exons ATGGCGTTGTATTTG GATACAATG GGCACTCGCCTTCTGAAGTTCACCAACGTCAAGTGCATGGACTTGCCCACATCTCGTGGTTTCACCAAATACGAATACTGTCGTCTGAAGGTGGTGCGCAGGAATCAGGTGGAACTCTCCCTGAAGGTCAGCCTGTTGCAACTTCCCATCCGGAACCTGACCACCAGATTGCAGTGCTTCCAAAGGCGGGATGGCTATCGACCCTTCATGTACAACATACTCTTTGATTTCTGCAAGCTTATGGCCAGCAAGAACTACGACTTGTCCTTCGAACGCTTCATTTTTGATGCTATTCGGAAGCAGAGTAACTTTAATCAAACGTGTCCTTGGAAGGAG AATCACATGACGGTTGAGAAGTTCGCCCTGGATTTCACAAAGATCAGCATGCCAGTGCCCGCGGGAACCTACCGCCTGGATTTCACCTTTTACGCCTACGGCGTCGCTCGTACATTGACACAGGTGTTTTTCGAGAAAATCGAGTGA
- the LOC6530252 gene encoding uncharacterized protein LOC6530252 isoform X3 → MALYLGTRLLKFTNVKCMDLPTSRGFTKYEYCRLKVVRRNQVELSLKVSLLQLPIRNLTTRLQCFQRRDGYRPFMYNILFDFCKLMASKNYDLSFERFIFDAIRKQSNFNQTCPWKENHMTVEKFALDFTKISMPVPAGTYRLDFTFYAYGVARTLTQVFFEKIE, encoded by the exons ATGGCGTTGTATTTG GGCACTCGCCTTCTGAAGTTCACCAACGTCAAGTGCATGGACTTGCCCACATCTCGTGGTTTCACCAAATACGAATACTGTCGTCTGAAGGTGGTGCGCAGGAATCAGGTGGAACTCTCCCTGAAGGTCAGCCTGTTGCAACTTCCCATCCGGAACCTGACCACCAGATTGCAGTGCTTCCAAAGGCGGGATGGCTATCGACCCTTCATGTACAACATACTCTTTGATTTCTGCAAGCTTATGGCCAGCAAGAACTACGACTTGTCCTTCGAACGCTTCATTTTTGATGCTATTCGGAAGCAGAGTAACTTTAATCAAACGTGTCCTTGGAAGGAG AATCACATGACGGTTGAGAAGTTCGCCCTGGATTTCACAAAGATCAGCATGCCAGTGCCCGCGGGAACCTACCGCCTGGATTTCACCTTTTACGCCTACGGCGTCGCTCGTACATTGACACAGGTGTTTTTCGAGAAAATCGAGTGA
- the LOC6530252 gene encoding uncharacterized protein LOC6530252 isoform X1 has translation MPSNVPIYFLFLSALLQDTMGTRLLKFTNVKCMDLPTSRGFTKYEYCRLKVVRRNQVELSLKVSLLQLPIRNLTTRLQCFQRRDGYRPFMYNILFDFCKLMASKNYDLSFERFIFDAIRKQSNFNQTCPWKENHMTVEKFALDFTKISMPVPAGTYRLDFTFYAYGVARTLTQVFFEKIE, from the exons ATGCCGTCGAATGTGCCaatatattttctgtttctgtctGCTTTGCTGCAGGATACAATG GGCACTCGCCTTCTGAAGTTCACCAACGTCAAGTGCATGGACTTGCCCACATCTCGTGGTTTCACCAAATACGAATACTGTCGTCTGAAGGTGGTGCGCAGGAATCAGGTGGAACTCTCCCTGAAGGTCAGCCTGTTGCAACTTCCCATCCGGAACCTGACCACCAGATTGCAGTGCTTCCAAAGGCGGGATGGCTATCGACCCTTCATGTACAACATACTCTTTGATTTCTGCAAGCTTATGGCCAGCAAGAACTACGACTTGTCCTTCGAACGCTTCATTTTTGATGCTATTCGGAAGCAGAGTAACTTTAATCAAACGTGTCCTTGGAAGGAG AATCACATGACGGTTGAGAAGTTCGCCCTGGATTTCACAAAGATCAGCATGCCAGTGCCCGCGGGAACCTACCGCCTGGATTTCACCTTTTACGCCTACGGCGTCGCTCGTACATTGACACAGGTGTTTTTCGAGAAAATCGAGTGA
- the LOC6530249 gene encoding RING-box protein 2 isoform X2 produces the protein MTQNSCLRCQADNKRDVMGRQDCVVVWGECNHSFHHCCMSLWVKQNNRCPLCQQEWSIQRMGK, from the exons ATGACACAAA aTTCCTGCCTTCGCTGCCAGGCGGACAACAAGCGGGATGTGATGGGTCGCCAGGACTGTGTGGTGGTTTGGGGTGAGTGCAACCACTCCTTCCACCACTGTTGCATGTCTCTGTGGGTCAAGCAGAACAACAGATGCCCGTTGTGCCAGCAGGAGTGGTCCATTCAACGGATGGGAAAATAG
- the LOC6530249 gene encoding RING-box protein 2 isoform X3, whose amino-acid sequence MSNSCLRCQADNKRDVMGRQDCVVVWGECNHSFHHCCMSLWVKQNNRCPLCQQEWSIQRMGK is encoded by the exons ATGAGTA aTTCCTGCCTTCGCTGCCAGGCGGACAACAAGCGGGATGTGATGGGTCGCCAGGACTGTGTGGTGGTTTGGGGTGAGTGCAACCACTCCTTCCACCACTGTTGCATGTCTCTGTGGGTCAAGCAGAACAACAGATGCCCGTTGTGCCAGCAGGAGTGGTCCATTCAACGGATGGGAAAATAG
- the LOC6530255 gene encoding small integral membrane protein 12-A: MWPIVMALIRRNAVYITLPIAGVVGFIGYNIESWISDKYTPYSPSIQELRAKRLTEESLNTDAANVEKLRLSSPVLERNLSPSLQPKA, encoded by the exons ATGTGGCCAATTGTAATGGCTCTAATAAGGCGCAACGCCGTTTACATCACGTTACCAATAGCCGGCGTTGTGGGCTTTATTGGCTATAATATCGAGAGTTGGATATCTGACAAATACACTCCATACAGTC CATCCATACAAGAGTTACGCGCTAAACGATTGACAGAGGAAAGTTTGAACACAGATGCCGCTAATGTGGAGAAATTACGACTTAGTAGTCCAGTACTCGAACGCAACCTTTCCCCGTCGCTGCAGCCCAAGGCCTAA
- the LOC6530256 gene encoding F-box/LRR-repeat protein 20 isoform X2, protein MTNSGRNHHRFDQTFLGATELDDELIKQLPKEVLLRVFSYLDVVSLCRCAQVCKYWNVLALDGSSWQKINLFDFQRDIEGPVIENISQRCRGFLKSLSLRGCQSVGDQSVRTLANHCHNIEHLDLSDCKKITDISTQSISRYCSKLTAINLHSCSNITDNSLKYLSDGCPNLMEINVSWCHLISENGVEALARGCVKLRKFSSKGCKQINDNAIMCLAKYCPDLMVLNLHSCETITDSSIRQLAANCHKLQKLCVSKCADLTDLTLLSLSQHNQLLNTLEVSGCRNFTDIGFQALGRNCKYLERMDLEECSQITDLTLAHLATGCPSLEKLTLSHCELITDDGIRHLTTGSCAAEILSVLELDNCPLITDRTLEHLVSCHNLQRIELFDCQLITRTAIRKLKNHLPNIKVHAYFAPGTPPAVTSGHRPRYCRCCEIL, encoded by the exons ATGACCAATTCGGGACGAAATCATCATCGATTCGAC CAAACATTCCTAGGCGCCACCGAACTGGACGATGAGTTAATCAAACAACTGCCAAAGGAGGTACTGCTGCGCGTCTTCTCCTACCTGGATGTTGTCTCACTATGCCGCTGTGCACAG GTATGCAAATATTGGAACGTGCTGGCCCTCGACGGTTCCAGCTGGCAGAAAATCAATCTATTCGACTTTCAACGTGATATCGAG GGTCCAGTGATTGAGAACATATCGCAGCGATGTCGCGGTTTTCTCAAGTCACTGTCGCTGCGTGGCTGCCAGTCGGTGGGAGATCAGTCCGTAAG AACTCTAGCGAATCACTGCCACAATATCGAGCACCTAGATCTGTCGGATTGCAAGAAGATAACCGATATATCCACTCAGTCCATCAGCAGGTATTGCTCCAAGCTAACGGCCATTAATTTGCACTCGTGCTCCAACATAACAGACAACAGCTTGAAGTATTTATCCGATGGCTGTCCA AACCTCATGGAGATCAACGTGTCCTGGTGCCACCTGATCTCCGAGAACGGTGTGGAGGCGCTGGCTCGTGGCTGCGTCAAGCTGCGCAAATTCAGCAGTAAAggttgtaaacaaataaacgacAATGCCATAATGTGCCTGGCCAAATACTGTCCCGATTTAATGGTGCTAAATCTACACAGCTGCGAG ACCATAACAGACTCATCGATTCGCCAACTGGCCGCCAATTGCCACAAGCTGCAGAAGTTGTGCGTGTCCAAGTGCGCGGACCTCACCGATCTCACTCTGTTGTCCCTCTCGCAGCACAATCAGCTACTGAACACCCTGGAGGTGTCTGGGTGTCGCAACTTCACGGACATTGGCTTCCAGGCGCTGGGGCGAAACTGCAAGTATCTGGAGCGGATGGACTTGGAGGAGTGCAGCCAGATTACAGACCTAACGTTGGCTCATCTTGCCACTGGCTGTCCCAGCTTGGAGAAATTG ACCCTTTCGCATTGTGAGCTGATTACGGACGATGGTATTCGACACCTCACCACTGGCAGCTGTGCTGCCGAAATTCTGTCCGTGCTGGAGCTCGACAACTGCCCCCTGATAACCGATCGAACGCTCGAGCATTTGGTGTCCTGCCACAATCTGCAGCGCATCGAGTTGTTCGACTGTCAGCTTATCACCCGCACCGCCATACGCAAGCTGAAG AACCATCTACCAAATATCAAGGTGCACGCCTACTTTGCCCCCGGAACGCCACCGGCTGTGACCAGCGGCCACCGACCACGCTATTGCCGCTGCTGTGAGATTCTCTGA
- the LOC6530256 gene encoding F-box/LRR-repeat protein 20 isoform X3, with protein MQTFLGATELDDELIKQLPKEVLLRVFSYLDVVSLCRCAQVCKYWNVLALDGSSWQKINLFDFQRDIEGPVIENISQRCRGFLKSLSLRGCQSVGDQSVRTLANHCHNIEHLDLSDCKKITDISTQSISRYCSKLTAINLHSCSNITDNSLKYLSDGCPNLMEINVSWCHLISENGVEALARGCVKLRKFSSKGCKQINDNAIMCLAKYCPDLMVLNLHSCETITDSSIRQLAANCHKLQKLCVSKCADLTDLTLLSLSQHNQLLNTLEVSGCRNFTDIGFQALGRNCKYLERMDLEECSQITDLTLAHLATGCPSLEKLTLSHCELITDDGIRHLTTGSCAAEILSVLELDNCPLITDRTLEHLVSCHNLQRIELFDCQLITRTAIRKLKNHLPNIKVHAYFAPGTPPAVTSGHRPRYCRCCEIL; from the exons atg CAAACATTCCTAGGCGCCACCGAACTGGACGATGAGTTAATCAAACAACTGCCAAAGGAGGTACTGCTGCGCGTCTTCTCCTACCTGGATGTTGTCTCACTATGCCGCTGTGCACAG GTATGCAAATATTGGAACGTGCTGGCCCTCGACGGTTCCAGCTGGCAGAAAATCAATCTATTCGACTTTCAACGTGATATCGAG GGTCCAGTGATTGAGAACATATCGCAGCGATGTCGCGGTTTTCTCAAGTCACTGTCGCTGCGTGGCTGCCAGTCGGTGGGAGATCAGTCCGTAAG AACTCTAGCGAATCACTGCCACAATATCGAGCACCTAGATCTGTCGGATTGCAAGAAGATAACCGATATATCCACTCAGTCCATCAGCAGGTATTGCTCCAAGCTAACGGCCATTAATTTGCACTCGTGCTCCAACATAACAGACAACAGCTTGAAGTATTTATCCGATGGCTGTCCA AACCTCATGGAGATCAACGTGTCCTGGTGCCACCTGATCTCCGAGAACGGTGTGGAGGCGCTGGCTCGTGGCTGCGTCAAGCTGCGCAAATTCAGCAGTAAAggttgtaaacaaataaacgacAATGCCATAATGTGCCTGGCCAAATACTGTCCCGATTTAATGGTGCTAAATCTACACAGCTGCGAG ACCATAACAGACTCATCGATTCGCCAACTGGCCGCCAATTGCCACAAGCTGCAGAAGTTGTGCGTGTCCAAGTGCGCGGACCTCACCGATCTCACTCTGTTGTCCCTCTCGCAGCACAATCAGCTACTGAACACCCTGGAGGTGTCTGGGTGTCGCAACTTCACGGACATTGGCTTCCAGGCGCTGGGGCGAAACTGCAAGTATCTGGAGCGGATGGACTTGGAGGAGTGCAGCCAGATTACAGACCTAACGTTGGCTCATCTTGCCACTGGCTGTCCCAGCTTGGAGAAATTG ACCCTTTCGCATTGTGAGCTGATTACGGACGATGGTATTCGACACCTCACCACTGGCAGCTGTGCTGCCGAAATTCTGTCCGTGCTGGAGCTCGACAACTGCCCCCTGATAACCGATCGAACGCTCGAGCATTTGGTGTCCTGCCACAATCTGCAGCGCATCGAGTTGTTCGACTGTCAGCTTATCACCCGCACCGCCATACGCAAGCTGAAG AACCATCTACCAAATATCAAGGTGCACGCCTACTTTGCCCCCGGAACGCCACCGGCTGTGACCAGCGGCCACCGACCACGCTATTGCCGCTGCTGTGAGATTCTCTGA
- the LOC6530256 gene encoding F-box/LRR-repeat protein 20 isoform X1, translated as MFASTAETGVMEVGGTSGTSNSSSGSNNSNNGGTGSNSGGAGGSIELLCPPSGSSSISGSASFSSNSGASGSSSQTHSTAVSSATDRSNNNGNHNPSLQLNGNGGSNTRQHSSSGSNSSSNISPPPSSSSISSNNNNHSSNIISGFCSTIWRSATFGSATPVINPLPAVLINPKSMESSSDSCSLSSSTTPELCLADQQRNMAGSAQEDQTEDQSQTFLGATELDDELIKQLPKEVLLRVFSYLDVVSLCRCAQVCKYWNVLALDGSSWQKINLFDFQRDIEGPVIENISQRCRGFLKSLSLRGCQSVGDQSVRTLANHCHNIEHLDLSDCKKITDISTQSISRYCSKLTAINLHSCSNITDNSLKYLSDGCPNLMEINVSWCHLISENGVEALARGCVKLRKFSSKGCKQINDNAIMCLAKYCPDLMVLNLHSCETITDSSIRQLAANCHKLQKLCVSKCADLTDLTLLSLSQHNQLLNTLEVSGCRNFTDIGFQALGRNCKYLERMDLEECSQITDLTLAHLATGCPSLEKLTLSHCELITDDGIRHLTTGSCAAEILSVLELDNCPLITDRTLEHLVSCHNLQRIELFDCQLITRTAIRKLKNHLPNIKVHAYFAPGTPPAVTSGHRPRYCRCCEIL; from the exons ATGTTTGCCAGCACCGCCGAGACGGGCGTCATGGAGGTCGGCGGCACCAGTGGCactagcaacagcagcagcggtagcaacaacagcaacaatggcgGCACCGGCAGCAACAGTGGCGGCGCCGGCGGCAGCATCGAGCTGCTGTGCCCGcccagcggcagcagcagcatcagcggCAGCGCCAgtttcagcagcaacagcggtgccagcggcagcagcagccagacGCACAGCACGGCCGTCAGCAGTGCCACAGatcgcagcaacaacaacggcaatcACAATCCGAGCTTACAACTGAATGGTAATGGTGGCAGCAACACGAGGcaacacagcagcagcggcagcaacagcagcagcaacataaGCCCAccccccagcagcagcagcataagcagcaacaacaataatcacagcagcaacatcatcagcGGCTTCTGCAGCACCATTTGGCGTTCGGCCACATTTGGCAGTGCCACGCCGGTGATTAACCCATTACCGGCGGTACTCATTAACCCCAAGAGCATGGAGAGCAGCAGCGACAGTTGCTCGTTGAGCTCCTCGACCACGCCGGAGCTTTGCCTGGCTGACCAGCAAAGGAACATGGCCGGCAGCGCTCAAGAGGATCAGACAGAGGATCAGTCc CAAACATTCCTAGGCGCCACCGAACTGGACGATGAGTTAATCAAACAACTGCCAAAGGAGGTACTGCTGCGCGTCTTCTCCTACCTGGATGTTGTCTCACTATGCCGCTGTGCACAG GTATGCAAATATTGGAACGTGCTGGCCCTCGACGGTTCCAGCTGGCAGAAAATCAATCTATTCGACTTTCAACGTGATATCGAG GGTCCAGTGATTGAGAACATATCGCAGCGATGTCGCGGTTTTCTCAAGTCACTGTCGCTGCGTGGCTGCCAGTCGGTGGGAGATCAGTCCGTAAG AACTCTAGCGAATCACTGCCACAATATCGAGCACCTAGATCTGTCGGATTGCAAGAAGATAACCGATATATCCACTCAGTCCATCAGCAGGTATTGCTCCAAGCTAACGGCCATTAATTTGCACTCGTGCTCCAACATAACAGACAACAGCTTGAAGTATTTATCCGATGGCTGTCCA AACCTCATGGAGATCAACGTGTCCTGGTGCCACCTGATCTCCGAGAACGGTGTGGAGGCGCTGGCTCGTGGCTGCGTCAAGCTGCGCAAATTCAGCAGTAAAggttgtaaacaaataaacgacAATGCCATAATGTGCCTGGCCAAATACTGTCCCGATTTAATGGTGCTAAATCTACACAGCTGCGAG ACCATAACAGACTCATCGATTCGCCAACTGGCCGCCAATTGCCACAAGCTGCAGAAGTTGTGCGTGTCCAAGTGCGCGGACCTCACCGATCTCACTCTGTTGTCCCTCTCGCAGCACAATCAGCTACTGAACACCCTGGAGGTGTCTGGGTGTCGCAACTTCACGGACATTGGCTTCCAGGCGCTGGGGCGAAACTGCAAGTATCTGGAGCGGATGGACTTGGAGGAGTGCAGCCAGATTACAGACCTAACGTTGGCTCATCTTGCCACTGGCTGTCCCAGCTTGGAGAAATTG ACCCTTTCGCATTGTGAGCTGATTACGGACGATGGTATTCGACACCTCACCACTGGCAGCTGTGCTGCCGAAATTCTGTCCGTGCTGGAGCTCGACAACTGCCCCCTGATAACCGATCGAACGCTCGAGCATTTGGTGTCCTGCCACAATCTGCAGCGCATCGAGTTGTTCGACTGTCAGCTTATCACCCGCACCGCCATACGCAAGCTGAAG AACCATCTACCAAATATCAAGGTGCACGCCTACTTTGCCCCCGGAACGCCACCGGCTGTGACCAGCGGCCACCGACCACGCTATTGCCGCTGCTGTGAGATTCTCTGA